The following proteins are encoded in a genomic region of Pseudodesulfovibrio mercurii:
- the rbr gene encoding rubrerythrin → MSLKGTQTEKNLMYAFTGESQARNRYTYYASVAKKEGYVQISKIFEETAGHEKEHAKRLFKFLEGGTAEVSGTFPAGVIGNTLENLKAAAAGEHEENTEMYPGFAKIARQEGFNEIAAVMENIAVAERYHEERYKALIKNIETDRVFSKDEEIVWRCQNCGYNHRGTTAPVKCPACDHPQAHFEIKDTNW, encoded by the coding sequence ATGTCCCTGAAAGGAACCCAGACCGAGAAGAACCTGATGTATGCATTCACCGGCGAGTCCCAGGCCCGCAACCGGTATACCTACTACGCCAGCGTGGCCAAGAAAGAGGGCTACGTGCAGATTTCCAAGATTTTCGAGGAGACCGCCGGACACGAGAAGGAACACGCCAAGCGGTTGTTCAAGTTCCTGGAGGGCGGCACCGCCGAGGTATCCGGCACCTTCCCCGCCGGGGTCATCGGCAACACCCTGGAGAACCTCAAGGCCGCCGCGGCCGGCGAGCACGAGGAGAACACCGAGATGTACCCCGGGTTCGCCAAGATCGCGCGCCAGGAGGGTTTCAACGAGATCGCCGCGGTCATGGAGAACATCGCCGTGGCCGAGCGGTACCATGAGGAGCGCTACAAGGCCCTCATCAAGAACATCGAGACCGACCGCGTCTTTTCCAAGGACGAGGAGATCGTCTGGCGCTGCCAGAACTGCGGTTACAATCACAGGGGCACCACCGCTCCCGTGAAGTGCCCGGCCTGCGACCATCCCCAGGCCCATTTCGAGATCAAGGACACCAACTGGTAA
- a CDS encoding Fur family transcriptional regulator, whose protein sequence is MAQEMGFRLSKQRKVILEELRKVKTHPTADEVYDMVRKIIPRISLGTVYRNLEFLSSKGLVLKLGAPGEQKRFDGTPEPHPHIRCEICTAVVDVECDIDIPDIPESCAGGFKILTTNVEFVGICPKCQAARQ, encoded by the coding sequence ATGGCTCAGGAAATGGGTTTCAGGCTTTCCAAGCAGCGGAAAGTGATATTGGAAGAGTTGCGGAAAGTGAAGACGCACCCCACGGCCGACGAGGTTTACGACATGGTGCGCAAGATCATTCCCAGGATCAGCCTGGGCACCGTGTACCGGAATCTCGAGTTCCTGTCCTCCAAGGGACTGGTCCTCAAGCTGGGTGCGCCCGGCGAGCAGAAACGGTTCGACGGCACTCCTGAGCCGCATCCGCACATCCGCTGCGAGATCTGCACGGCCGTGGTGGACGTGGAGTGCGACATCGACATCCCGGACATCCCGGAGAGCTGCGCCGGCGGCTTCAAGATCCTGACCACCAACGTGGAATTCGTGGGCATCTGCCCCAAGTGCCAGGCCGCGCGGCAATAG